Proteins encoded in a region of the Paenibacillus sp. W2I17 genome:
- a CDS encoding cytochrome P450: MYKEVIRVEDITGFQSRSEEFFPLHWFRKMLSEHPVYYHEDTDTWNVFRYDDVKQVLSNHEYFSAEGTRTTIAVGAKNNEGTPPDKLNISSIDPPRHQKSRSLLSAAFTPRSLKNWEPRIRNIAEQLVADIEPNTTIDIVQALAAPLPSMVMADLLGIPLTDSHRFKNWVDILFQPTNPKTAEESELKKQTAAQEYYQFLYPIVVHKRTHPGEDIITDLLNVDVEGEKFTEDEVVRTTMLLLGAGIETTSHMVSNTFYSFLYDDPSLYDQLRQNPEWVPLAVEEMLRYRFHNAKRHRTVKQDNQLLGVDLKKGDVVISWMSAANMDEQMFEDPFELNIHRRNNKRHLTFGNGPHFCLGAPLARMELSIALTAFVEKIARIEPVESFDLENNLATSAPGQSLTHLPVKIVAE, translated from the coding sequence ATGTATAAAGAAGTGATACGTGTTGAGGACATCACGGGGTTTCAGTCCAGATCTGAAGAGTTTTTCCCACTTCACTGGTTTCGAAAAATGCTGTCCGAGCATCCTGTGTACTATCACGAAGATACAGACACCTGGAATGTGTTCAGATACGATGATGTGAAGCAGGTTCTGAGTAATCATGAATATTTTTCGGCCGAAGGAACCCGGACGACAATTGCCGTTGGAGCAAAGAACAATGAAGGCACACCTCCAGACAAATTAAACATATCAAGTATCGATCCTCCTCGTCATCAAAAAAGTCGTTCGTTGTTATCTGCTGCTTTTACACCGCGTAGTCTGAAAAACTGGGAGCCACGAATTCGCAACATTGCAGAGCAACTGGTAGCAGATATTGAGCCAAATACGACGATTGATATTGTTCAAGCGTTGGCCGCTCCGCTGCCTTCGATGGTTATGGCCGATCTGCTTGGGATCCCTCTTACAGACAGCCATCGCTTCAAGAACTGGGTAGATATTCTGTTTCAACCCACCAATCCAAAGACGGCTGAGGAAAGTGAACTGAAAAAGCAAACTGCCGCTCAAGAGTATTATCAATTCCTGTATCCTATTGTGGTTCATAAACGGACTCATCCTGGTGAGGATATCATTACGGATCTGTTAAATGTCGATGTTGAAGGTGAGAAGTTCACGGAGGATGAGGTTGTTCGCACGACCATGCTTCTGCTTGGAGCCGGTATAGAGACAACGAGTCATATGGTTTCAAATACGTTCTATTCCTTTCTCTACGATGACCCGAGTCTGTATGATCAACTAAGACAGAATCCCGAATGGGTTCCGCTCGCAGTGGAAGAAATGCTTCGTTATCGGTTCCATAATGCCAAACGACATCGGACAGTGAAGCAGGATAACCAACTGCTCGGAGTGGATTTGAAAAAAGGAGATGTTGTCATCTCCTGGATGAGTGCAGCCAATATGGATGAGCAAATGTTTGAAGACCCCTTTGAGCTGAATATTCATCGTCGGAATAACAAAAGACATCTTACCTTTGGCAATGGCCCACACTTTTGTCTGGGTGCCCCGCTGGCAAGAATGGAACTCAGCATTGCCTTGACTGCATTTGTGGAGAAGATTGCTCGGATTGAACCGGTGGAGTCCTTTGATCTGGAGAATAATCTGGCCACTTCAGCTCCGGGACAGTCATTGACCCATCTGCCAGTGAAGATCGTTGCGGAGTGA
- a CDS encoding response regulator transcription factor: MATILVADDDANIRELVCLFLKNDGFTTVEAADGKEALTIYGETPVDLVVLDIMMPVMDGWALCKELRRANPDLPLLMLTARGETWEKVKGFELGTDDYLTKPFDPLELTARVRALLKRYKIGSTHTIQFGNVILDRQTYKVMRGTESLTLPLKEFELLYKLAGTPGQVYTREQLIDQIWGIDYAGDDRTIDVHIKRLRERFATTPDFRIETVRGLGYRLEVYE; this comes from the coding sequence ATGGCTACTATACTCGTTGCAGACGACGATGCGAACATTCGTGAACTCGTCTGTCTATTTCTCAAAAACGATGGATTCACAACAGTGGAAGCTGCGGACGGTAAGGAAGCTCTCACTATATATGGCGAAACTCCAGTAGATCTGGTCGTCCTTGATATTATGATGCCTGTCATGGACGGTTGGGCACTGTGCAAAGAACTCCGAAGAGCCAATCCCGACCTCCCGTTACTCATGCTGACGGCGAGAGGAGAGACTTGGGAGAAGGTTAAAGGGTTCGAACTGGGTACGGATGATTATTTGACCAAACCGTTTGATCCATTAGAGCTGACCGCTCGTGTCCGAGCATTACTGAAACGATACAAAATCGGCTCCACACATACAATCCAGTTTGGCAACGTCATTCTGGACCGTCAGACGTATAAGGTGATGAGAGGCACGGAGTCGCTTACGTTACCACTTAAGGAGTTCGAATTGCTGTATAAGCTTGCTGGAACACCAGGACAAGTCTATACACGTGAGCAATTAATCGATCAGATATGGGGTATTGATTACGCGGGAGATGATCGAACAATAGACGTACATATTAAACGCCTGCGCGAACGATTCGCGACAACACCTGATTTTCGGATTGAAACGGTGCGTGGGCTAGGGTACAGACTTGAGGTCTATGAATGA
- a CDS encoding DHA2 family efflux MFS transporter permease subunit, whose translation MILGAFLATLNQTIMSVATPELMGDFNISAATAQWLTTGYMLVNGVLIPITAYFMQRFSTKQLFQASMFIFLIGTIVSALADNFGTLLTGRMIQAAGAGIIMPLLMHVILTLFAPEKRGSAMGMVGFAIIFAPAIGPTLAGYILENYSWQTMFYGMIPLTLIVIAFAFVYLKNVSERVNTKFDTISVVLSTIGFGALLYGFSRAGSLGWSSAEVLICIAAGIVSLALFTWRQLVSETPLLDLRAFKYNMFSLTTVISIAITMIMYADMMLLPLYLQNARGYTALESGLLLLPGALVMGFLMPVAGKLFDRFGAKWLAVIGMVITIVTTIGFIDLTDSTSYGYLVLMSTGRRIGMALLMMPIQTAGLNQLPPRLGAHGTAISNTVRQVAGAVGTSLLVSVMTSRTTAHVQDMMATGAANGLSQKQLATESMIQGINDAYVVIIGIAVVGLVLSFFIKRTKQAKEEEIKQVVRQKVSMNSN comes from the coding sequence ATGATTTTGGGAGCCTTCCTTGCAACGTTGAATCAAACGATCATGAGTGTCGCTACACCGGAACTGATGGGTGATTTTAACATCTCCGCCGCAACAGCACAATGGTTAACGACAGGTTACATGCTGGTGAACGGGGTGCTTATCCCCATTACGGCTTACTTCATGCAACGCTTTTCAACCAAGCAATTATTCCAAGCTTCCATGTTTATTTTCCTGATTGGTACCATCGTATCTGCTCTTGCAGATAACTTTGGCACATTGCTGACAGGACGTATGATTCAAGCAGCGGGTGCCGGCATTATCATGCCGCTCTTGATGCACGTTATTTTGACCTTGTTTGCTCCTGAAAAACGAGGATCTGCAATGGGTATGGTTGGTTTTGCCATCATTTTTGCCCCTGCAATCGGGCCTACCCTTGCCGGTTATATCCTCGAGAACTACTCTTGGCAAACGATGTTCTACGGCATGATTCCATTAACTCTTATTGTCATTGCCTTTGCGTTTGTATACCTGAAGAATGTATCCGAACGGGTCAACACAAAGTTCGACACAATCAGTGTGGTGCTCTCCACGATCGGATTTGGCGCATTGCTCTATGGTTTCAGCAGAGCAGGAAGTCTGGGATGGTCAAGTGCAGAAGTTCTTATCTGTATTGCGGCTGGAATTGTTTCTCTTGCCCTGTTTACATGGCGTCAGCTCGTTTCTGAAACTCCGCTGCTTGATCTGCGGGCTTTCAAGTACAATATGTTCTCCCTGACCACGGTCATCAGTATCGCGATTACAATGATCATGTATGCTGACATGATGTTGCTTCCCTTGTATCTCCAGAACGCACGTGGTTACACTGCACTGGAGTCCGGATTATTGCTTCTGCCAGGTGCACTTGTCATGGGCTTCCTGATGCCAGTAGCCGGAAAATTGTTTGACCGTTTTGGAGCGAAATGGCTCGCTGTTATCGGGATGGTGATCACCATCGTAACCACAATTGGTTTCATCGACTTAACGGATTCAACCAGTTATGGATACCTGGTATTGATGTCTACCGGCCGCCGAATTGGTATGGCTCTGCTCATGATGCCGATTCAGACTGCGGGACTTAACCAACTGCCACCAAGACTTGGTGCACACGGTACAGCTATCTCCAACACCGTCAGACAAGTGGCTGGCGCTGTAGGTACTTCATTACTCGTAAGTGTCATGACCTCCCGTACAACGGCACACGTACAGGATATGATGGCGACTGGTGCAGCCAATGGTCTCAGTCAAAAACAGCTTGCTACAGAATCCATGATCCAGGGTATCAATGATGCTTATGTTGTTATCATCGGTATCGCTGTTGTGGGATTGGTCCTTTCCTTCTTTATCAAACGCACCAAACAAGCCAAAGAGGAAGAAATCAAACAGGTGGTAAGACAAAAAGTTTCTATGAATTCAAATTAA
- a CDS encoding HAD family phosphatase — translation MVKAFIFDFDGLIVDTETPWYYAFRDIYEEHGVELGLELWSKNVGTSFEEFHPYLYLEQALQKKIDHDHIKLLSEQKYEVYLGQAAILPGVHELLQSAREKGIQLAVASSSTRDWVHGYLQKLGIFDYFTVVHTSEDVKRVKPDPELYLLALQSLGIEASEAIVFEDSPNGLKAANAAGIRCIIVPNEVTRGLEFAMHELRLSSLAEIDMEAL, via the coding sequence ATGGTAAAAGCATTTATATTTGATTTTGATGGACTCATTGTGGATACAGAGACGCCCTGGTATTATGCATTTCGCGATATTTATGAAGAGCACGGAGTGGAACTTGGTCTGGAGCTTTGGTCGAAAAATGTGGGGACATCCTTTGAGGAGTTTCATCCATATCTATATCTAGAGCAGGCGCTCCAAAAAAAGATAGATCATGATCATATCAAACTTCTCTCTGAACAGAAATACGAAGTCTATTTGGGACAGGCCGCCATTCTTCCGGGGGTGCATGAATTGCTTCAGTCTGCGAGGGAGAAGGGGATTCAGCTTGCGGTTGCTTCCAGCTCCACACGGGACTGGGTGCATGGTTACTTGCAGAAATTAGGCATTTTTGATTATTTCACAGTCGTTCATACATCCGAGGATGTGAAGCGAGTGAAACCGGACCCTGAACTGTACCTTCTTGCTCTCCAGAGTCTTGGGATCGAGGCTTCCGAAGCGATTGTGTTCGAAGACTCACCTAATGGCTTGAAGGCAGCCAATGCAGCAGGTATTCGGTGTATCATCGTGCCTAACGAGGTAACGCGTGGTCTGGAATTCGCCATGCATGAACTTCGGTTATCCTCGCTGGCCGAGATCGATATGGAGGCGCTTTAA
- a CDS encoding alpha/beta fold hydrolase, with protein sequence MILKIVGAIVIAIILFLGIVYITNVISSNSEAKKIDSYGQHVSVDGKNMNVLIQGEGEETIVLLPGFGTAAPVLDFKLLIDELSPYYKVVAVEPFGYGLSDETEKERTTENIVSEVHEALQQLDIHQYMLMGHSIAGIYGIDYVNKYPDEVTAFVGIDSSVSTQPGMDAKLPTKMFAFLKKSGLQRLVVKFGEDPYAGLPFDEHTVEQMKMLSNKNSNSSTTLNEMDHIASNFKGAQGLTFPKDLPLLLFVQANNEGVEGWIPLHEGQIKDSVHGKVITMDGEHYLHHTLFKEIAEDVRAFMNEAK encoded by the coding sequence ATGATACTGAAAATAGTAGGAGCAATCGTAATCGCCATTATTCTATTTCTAGGTATTGTTTATATCACCAATGTGATCAGTAGTAATTCAGAGGCCAAGAAAATAGATTCCTATGGTCAGCATGTATCTGTAGACGGGAAAAATATGAATGTACTCATTCAAGGCGAAGGCGAGGAAACGATTGTACTTCTGCCTGGTTTTGGAACAGCAGCACCAGTGCTTGATTTTAAACTGCTCATTGACGAACTATCACCATATTACAAAGTTGTGGCGGTTGAACCATTCGGTTATGGATTGAGTGATGAGACTGAAAAAGAACGAACCACAGAGAATATCGTAAGTGAAGTTCATGAAGCTCTGCAGCAACTCGATATTCATCAGTACATGCTCATGGGTCACTCCATTGCAGGCATTTATGGCATTGATTATGTGAACAAATATCCGGATGAGGTCACGGCATTTGTCGGAATTGATAGCAGTGTTTCAACACAACCGGGTATGGATGCCAAGTTACCTACAAAAATGTTCGCATTTCTTAAAAAATCAGGTCTCCAAAGATTAGTAGTCAAATTTGGTGAAGATCCTTATGCGGGACTCCCATTTGATGAACATACCGTAGAACAGATGAAAATGCTGTCGAATAAAAACTCGAACAGTTCCACGACTTTGAATGAAATGGACCATATTGCTTCCAATTTTAAAGGAGCCCAAGGATTAACCTTCCCTAAAGACCTTCCACTTCTTCTCTTTGTACAAGCTAATAATGAAGGTGTAGAAGGATGGATACCGCTGCATGAAGGGCAGATCAAAGATTCAGTACATGGGAAAGTAATCACCATGGATGGCGAACATTACTTGCATCATACGTTATTCAAAGAAATAGCTGAAGATGTTAGAGCATTCATGAACGAAGCGAAGTAA
- a CDS encoding cell wall metabolism sensor histidine kinase WalK, with product MIRSIYIRVVLTFLGSVIAGTVISFFLSTWIFEDKLNQNAQINLRNFGQDVVQIYKTLPLREADLYVSGMKQLNSYHIRIYEATGQFTTYGKTNGHKSAVVTSEQLKKVLAGGVVQDTRDGIGTVLLGLPLKTEMGTKAMFLEILSPPSATFVVKWGLIFATCSLMTGSLLILVASVYLVRPIKKLTKATKRIAAGDFNVKLNIKQTTEIGTLARSFEEMMHDLQQLEQMRREFVTNVSHEVQSPLTSISGYASALKQVNLSEQERNRYLDIIISEAKRMSKMSDSLLKLSLLESQSQQLRLTTLSLDEQIRRVIVALQPQWSGRNIHFELDLENVKVTADHDQLNQVWTNIIGNSIKFSEDGGMIKVSIEEDFKNVTVRISDTGIGIPLEDQKRIFDRFFKADRSHSRKYDGSGMGLAIVKQIVSLHQGDIRVESEPGQGTTFIVTLPIHPPTDS from the coding sequence ATGATCCGATCCATATATATTCGTGTGGTTCTGACCTTTCTGGGGTCTGTTATCGCTGGTACGGTCATTTCATTTTTTTTGTCTACCTGGATATTTGAGGACAAATTGAACCAAAACGCTCAAATTAACTTGCGTAATTTTGGCCAAGACGTTGTGCAGATCTATAAGACCCTGCCTTTACGTGAAGCGGACTTGTATGTAAGTGGAATGAAGCAGCTCAATTCCTATCATATTCGAATTTACGAAGCTACGGGACAGTTCACAACCTATGGAAAGACTAACGGACATAAGTCGGCTGTTGTGACGAGTGAGCAACTAAAGAAAGTATTAGCTGGAGGCGTTGTACAAGACACCAGGGATGGGATTGGTACAGTGCTCTTGGGGTTACCGTTGAAGACGGAGATGGGAACAAAAGCGATGTTTTTGGAAATACTCTCACCACCCTCAGCCACTTTTGTGGTCAAATGGGGCTTAATCTTTGCAACCTGTTCGTTGATGACAGGAAGTTTGTTAATCCTGGTTGCTTCTGTATATCTGGTTAGACCGATCAAAAAATTGACCAAAGCGACCAAACGGATTGCAGCTGGAGATTTCAACGTCAAGCTGAACATTAAACAAACGACGGAGATTGGTACATTGGCCCGCAGCTTTGAAGAAATGATGCATGATCTGCAGCAGCTGGAGCAGATGCGCAGGGAATTCGTTACCAATGTTTCGCATGAGGTTCAGTCTCCGCTCACCTCGATATCCGGTTACGCTTCGGCACTGAAGCAAGTAAATCTCTCAGAACAAGAGCGAAACCGTTACCTGGATATTATCATCTCAGAAGCAAAAAGAATGTCCAAAATGAGCGATAGCCTGCTCAAGCTGAGTTTGCTTGAATCGCAGTCACAGCAACTACGGCTCACCACCTTAAGCCTTGATGAACAGATCAGGCGGGTCATCGTTGCGCTTCAGCCTCAATGGTCTGGGCGCAACATTCATTTCGAGCTTGATTTGGAGAACGTGAAGGTAACGGCTGATCACGATCAGTTAAATCAGGTATGGACAAACATCATCGGAAATAGCATCAAGTTTTCCGAGGATGGCGGTATGATTAAAGTCAGTATCGAAGAGGACTTCAAAAATGTGACTGTTCGAATATCCGACACGGGCATTGGAATTCCCCTGGAAGATCAGAAGCGTATATTCGACCGTTTTTTCAAGGCAGATCGTTCCCACAGCCGCAAATATGACGGGAGTGGTATGGGACTTGCTATCGTTAAACAGATCGTGTCCCTTCATCAGGGTGACATCCGAGTGGAAAGCGAACCTGGTCAAGGCACGACCTTTATTGTCACGTTGCCCATCCATCCACCAACGGATAGTTAG
- a CDS encoding alpha/beta fold hydrolase: MNVKLQADKEVQSKSKTKKVLNILFKVLCAIIVAILLFVAIVYTVNKISSYSEQKRMEPYGQHVSVDGKNMNVFIQGKGEETIVLLPGFGTAAPALDFKPLISELSPYYKVVVVEPFGYGLSDQTEKERSTANIVSEIHEALQRLHIDRYILMGHSISGIYSLDYVNKYADEISAYVGLDSSVPAISEQKIDSSDTQPIKWFRNLGFARVQLKLSADPYDGLPYDEQTKEQLNILIRKNMYNTTQLNEAESMYANFKTAEQLTLPVNLPVLFFVQKNHPAADNWVPEHEKLIEKSVRGEVVLLEANHYLYRSHPKEIAEKFRGFMTQQ; encoded by the coding sequence ATGAATGTGAAACTACAAGCAGACAAAGAAGTCCAGAGTAAAAGCAAAACCAAGAAAGTGTTAAACATTTTGTTTAAAGTACTTTGCGCAATCATTGTAGCAATCTTACTTTTTGTAGCTATCGTATATACCGTCAATAAAATCAGCAGTTATTCGGAGCAAAAAAGAATGGAACCATATGGTCAACATGTATCCGTAGACGGAAAAAATATGAATGTGTTCATTCAAGGCAAAGGCGAGGAAACGATTGTGCTTCTGCCTGGTTTTGGAACAGCGGCACCAGCGCTTGATTTTAAACCTCTTATCTCCGAGTTATCTCCATATTATAAAGTTGTCGTTGTTGAGCCCTTTGGTTACGGATTGAGTGATCAGACCGAAAAGGAACGTAGCACAGCAAATATCGTCAGTGAAATTCATGAAGCGTTACAGCGTCTACATATTGATCGTTATATCCTCATGGGTCATTCCATTTCGGGGATCTATAGCCTGGATTACGTGAACAAGTATGCAGATGAAATAAGTGCATATGTTGGGCTGGATAGCAGTGTTCCAGCGATAAGTGAACAGAAGATTGATTCCTCAGATACACAACCGATTAAATGGTTCCGCAACTTAGGCTTCGCCCGAGTGCAACTGAAACTGAGTGCTGACCCTTATGATGGACTGCCTTATGATGAGCAAACAAAAGAACAATTGAACATTCTGATACGCAAAAATATGTATAATACCACTCAATTAAATGAGGCAGAGAGTATGTATGCCAACTTTAAAACAGCTGAACAGCTGACGCTGCCTGTCAATCTCCCGGTTCTTTTCTTTGTTCAAAAGAATCATCCGGCAGCAGACAATTGGGTTCCGGAACACGAGAAATTAATAGAGAAATCTGTGCGTGGTGAAGTGGTGCTGCTGGAAGCAAATCATTATTTGTATCGTTCCCATCCCAAAGAAATTGCTGAAAAATTCAGGGGATTTATGACGCAGCAGTAA
- a CDS encoding FAD-binding oxidoreductase, translated as MKKVIVVGSGILGASTAYQLAKHGAEVIIIDRKDIGQATDAAAGIICPWLSQRRNQDWYQLAKAGARFYPGIIAELEGEGETETGYAQVGALSIHTDVDKINKMEERAHLRKADAPEIGDITPLDDKETRERFPLLDERYQSVHISGAARIDGRALRDALIRSAQRNGAEVIHGDATLQFEADRVIGVSVNDQSFLADEVVVCAGAWANELLMPLGIHFKVHYQKAQIMHLHVTDGEDTGRWPVIMPPSDQYLLAFDQQKIVIGATHENDVEGYDTRVTAGGMQEVLNKGLELAPGLANSTFQEVRVGFRPFTPGFLPVMGAVPGWQGLIAANGLGASGLTMGPFIGSQLAKLALDMELDIDIEPYTVGKAMDEIKRGES; from the coding sequence ATGAAGAAAGTCATCGTAGTCGGATCGGGTATTCTGGGGGCATCAACAGCCTATCAATTAGCCAAACATGGCGCAGAGGTCATCATCATAGATCGAAAAGATATAGGACAGGCAACGGATGCAGCTGCCGGTATCATCTGTCCATGGCTGTCACAGCGTCGCAATCAGGACTGGTATCAGCTCGCCAAGGCTGGTGCGCGGTTCTATCCTGGCATCATAGCGGAGCTTGAAGGCGAAGGAGAAACGGAAACCGGTTATGCTCAAGTGGGCGCGCTTAGTATTCATACGGACGTGGACAAAATCAACAAGATGGAAGAGCGGGCCCATCTTCGCAAAGCAGATGCACCGGAGATTGGCGACATTACACCTCTGGATGACAAAGAAACCCGTGAACGTTTTCCATTGCTGGATGAACGTTATCAATCGGTACATATCAGCGGTGCTGCACGTATAGATGGAAGAGCGCTGCGCGATGCCTTGATCCGGTCTGCACAGCGAAATGGAGCGGAAGTGATCCATGGAGACGCCACGCTTCAATTCGAAGCGGATCGGGTCATTGGTGTGAGTGTTAATGATCAGAGTTTCCTGGCAGATGAAGTCGTTGTCTGTGCAGGTGCATGGGCCAACGAACTGTTGATGCCGCTCGGCATACACTTTAAAGTGCATTATCAAAAGGCACAAATTATGCATCTACATGTCACGGATGGGGAGGATACAGGCCGCTGGCCTGTGATCATGCCACCTTCTGATCAATATCTCCTGGCCTTTGATCAACAGAAGATTGTGATTGGTGCCACTCATGAAAATGATGTGGAGGGTTATGATACAAGAGTAACTGCAGGGGGCATGCAGGAAGTTTTGAATAAAGGTCTGGAACTGGCGCCGGGGCTAGCCAATAGCACATTCCAGGAAGTAAGAGTTGGGTTCCGTCCGTTCACACCTGGCTTTCTGCCAGTAATGGGGGCTGTCCCAGGCTGGCAAGGTCTGATTGCAGCGAATGGACTTGGAGCCTCTGGATTGACCATGGGTCCTTTTATCGGGAGTCAACTGGCGAAACTAGCTCTCGATATGGAGCTGGATATCGATATTGAGCCCTACACTGTTGGCAAAGCAATGGATGAAATTAAAAGAGGTGAGTCATGA
- a CDS encoding AraC family transcriptional regulator, translated as MPKPSMGNPLDTDMPLMITGQNQLTVDELMNWSDHSRDYSIVQCIGGTGRIAAKNHEFSIKKGTALILFPEVTYRYHNLSDSLRFDCLSFNGYLLPRFLHTLQIGELRAFKPDGMLHILLREITLALQSRHKDQIWHVSALLYMLLVRLTIEGERYSAYERSDARLRLDELITFIKQNYHQDISLPMLAEQMDVTEQHLNRIFKKEFQMTPLEYLMRYRLLKAKEMLIENNATTAHEIAKAVGFNSASYFGSVFKKYEGISPIELRKQYLD; from the coding sequence ATGCCGAAACCTAGCATGGGGAATCCGCTGGATACCGATATGCCGCTCATGATTACAGGGCAAAACCAGTTGACCGTTGATGAATTGATGAATTGGAGCGACCATTCACGGGATTACAGCATAGTACAGTGCATCGGAGGAACAGGGCGAATCGCAGCAAAGAATCATGAATTTTCGATCAAAAAAGGGACCGCTCTCATTTTGTTCCCGGAGGTAACCTACCGTTACCACAATCTGAGTGATTCATTACGATTTGATTGTCTGTCTTTCAATGGCTATTTGTTGCCACGGTTCTTGCATACCTTGCAGATCGGGGAGCTGCGCGCCTTCAAGCCGGATGGAATGCTTCATATCCTGTTGCGTGAAATTACGTTGGCGCTGCAGTCCCGGCACAAGGATCAGATCTGGCACGTCTCCGCATTACTGTACATGCTTTTGGTCAGATTAACCATTGAAGGTGAACGCTATAGTGCTTACGAACGTTCTGATGCCCGATTAAGATTGGATGAACTCATTACTTTTATCAAACAAAATTATCATCAGGATATCTCTCTCCCCATGTTGGCTGAGCAGATGGACGTTACCGAGCAGCACCTGAATCGGATATTCAAAAAAGAATTTCAAATGACTCCACTGGAGTATCTGATGCGATATCGGCTGTTGAAAGCCAAGGAAATGCTCATCGAAAATAACGCTACTACCGCTCATGAAATAGCCAAAGCCGTTGGTTTCAACAGTGCCAGTTACTTTGGATCAGTGTTCAAAAAATACGAAGGGATCTCCCCTATCGAGCTACGCAAGCAGTATCTGGATTAA
- a CDS encoding TetR/AcrR family transcriptional regulator: MKDEKKSAVDPRILRTRQLIRGAFVELLQEMDIEKLSVNKIAERATINRVTFYLHYRDITDMMEKMADEMIENIERIVDEYAPHFEKQRTEEAWPVLVKLLEHFAENASFYQVVLATKRTPIFTERLLKLLSTLVKAKIDRVEMEDELEESGIHKEIAIWYGSSALIGTIVAWLRNDMPYSPHFLAKQFSLIRSYSYNDLI, encoded by the coding sequence GTGAAAGACGAGAAGAAATCAGCCGTGGACCCAAGAATATTGCGAACACGTCAGTTAATTCGAGGTGCATTTGTTGAATTGCTGCAGGAAATGGATATTGAGAAGTTGTCAGTCAACAAAATTGCCGAACGAGCGACGATCAATCGGGTAACCTTCTACCTGCACTATCGTGATATTACGGATATGATGGAGAAGATGGCGGATGAGATGATTGAGAATATTGAACGGATCGTGGATGAATATGCCCCTCATTTTGAGAAGCAAAGAACGGAAGAGGCTTGGCCTGTTCTAGTCAAGTTACTGGAGCATTTTGCAGAGAACGCCTCGTTCTATCAGGTGGTTCTTGCTACAAAACGCACACCGATTTTTACCGAACGACTGCTCAAATTGTTAAGTACGCTGGTGAAAGCCAAAATTGATCGGGTAGAGATGGAAGATGAACTCGAAGAATCCGGCATTCACAAAGAGATTGCAATCTGGTACGGTTCTTCGGCCCTTATTGGAACCATCGTTGCCTGGTTGCGTAATGATATGCCATATTCACCACATTTCCTGGCGAAACAATTCTCGTTGATTCGCTCGTACTCTTATAATGACTTGATATAA
- a CDS encoding GNAT family N-acetyltransferase: MKYSAERIYVRFWNVDDAALLLDLILEFAKHETEITRIEAGAVPDNTGSIRVLQKAGFKENGSQPVPIQGTLKEHTMFAVDIL, from the coding sequence ATGAAATATAGTGCAGAACGTATCTATGTGAGATTTTGGAATGTGGATGATGCCGCATTGCTTCTGGATCTTATACTGGAATTTGCCAAACACGAAACTGAAATTACTCGAATCGAAGCTGGCGCTGTGCCCGATAATACAGGTTCCATCCGTGTCCTTCAAAAAGCAGGTTTCAAGGAGAATGGGTCACAGCCTGTGCCAATCCAGGGAACGTTGAAAGAACATACGATGTTTGCTGTGGATATACTATAA